The following are from one region of the Primulina eburnea isolate SZY01 chromosome 17, ASM2296580v1, whole genome shotgun sequence genome:
- the LOC140818145 gene encoding formin-like protein 18 isoform X3, with the protein MALLRKLFYRKPPDGLLEICEKVYVFDDCFTTYTWEEQNYKNYVGGIMTQLREHYPDASILVFNFREGETQSQMANALSEYDMTIMEYPRQYEGCPLLSMEMIHHFLRSSESWLSLGLQNLLLTHCELGGWPILAFMLAALLIYRKQYSGEHKTLDMVYKQAPRELLHLLCPLNPIPSQLRYLQYVSRRNIAAEWPPLDRALTMDCVIIRMIPNFDGGGGCRPIFRLYGQDPFLVSDRTPKVLFSTPKRSRVVRHYKQAECELVKIDINCHIQGDVVLECINLHDDMEREEMMFRVMFNTAFIRSNILMLNRDEIDILWDAKDQFPRDFRAEVIFSEMDAAASTVPVDFSCFEEKDGLPLEAFAKVQEMFSSVDWLVPKGDVTVEVLQHLSLSDAVIEAFSHSEKSPEYQHPAMLEYSTESPTNLSSDKHSNFSPQLSSNTDVLKLVDPQANKIEEVMFTKPTPVSPGELTPLPSTVKTLNLLHSKQLGSDARVIDIARAGPRLTETEITSSETFFSTSPIPSTNDPVIGSGQSQVSPATPSSPPTSSLEEKIDALSGIDPLLWSPEMPSVSTPLSKNDSTAASDFSLSSTKRPTSDDRVIISRPLTLTPPHSAKEMAKVPRAVSPPPPSRSLNHSSSTAGEVICNRVVSLSPVSQPFVPNNIQTTKTKLPPPPPPPPLSSTWTTYVTLKIASQIPVASNQFTNDPIKEDSVSASGHLPSNDPLMEHSSSSVETSSPSPLSSTSPLMNNLDTKPSHNPPPPPPSSPPHVPISPLKENLGSLGAPPTPTPQLPPPPPLAMPMADGLATRCVPGPPPPPPPISPMKEHLGSVVAPRPPSLPPTPPPPPPPPSLASPLMDDSAKRSTPCPPPPPPSLASPMMNASAKRSTPCPPPPPPMSRGESSSIRGGPPLPPPPPLHSGNGPSSMYPPSSPSVPAVSEKDGYPPTLHAPSIPSVPPPPLNSYKEAPNVPAMTNKASGVSGSPSPPPPSITPPGIKGKSLLSRTLTSRNNQTKKLKPLHWLKLSRAVSGSLWAETQKSGEASKAPEIDISELESLFSAAVPNPDEGGSGRKLSSRGSMPNKSEKVQLIDHRRAYNCEIMLSKVKIPLNDLLNSVLSLDDSALDVDQVDNLIKFCPTKEEMQMLKGYTGDKDSLGKCEQFFLVLMQVPRIESKLRVFSFEIQFSSEVSDLKNNLNVVNSAADQIRGSSKLKRIMQTILSLGNALNQGTARGWIACSNLLKHVPGTTR; encoded by the exons ATGGCATTGCTTCGGAAATTGTTTTACCGGAAGCCGCCGGATGGACTGCTTGAGATATGCGAGAAAGTATACG TATTTGACGATTGTTTTACCACTTACACTTGGGAAGAACAAAATTACAAGAACTATGTGGGAGGAATAATGACACAACTTAGGGAGCACTATCCTGATGCCTCTATCCTAGTTTTCAACTTCCGAGAGGGCGAGACCCAGAGCCAGATGGCTAATGCTTTGTCAGAATATGATATGACTATAATGGAGTACCCTCGGCAGTACGAAGGATGCCCATTGCTCTCAATGGAGATGATCCATCACTTTCTCCGATCAAGTGAAAGCTGGCTATCACTTGGGCTGCAGAATCTGCTTCTCACACACTGTGAACTTGGTGGTTGGCCAATTTTAGCTTTCATGTTAGCTGCTTTATTGATCTACAGAAAGCAGTATAGTGGGGAACATAAGACCTTGGACATGGTGTACAAGCAAGCCCCTCGGGAGCTTTTGCACTTGTTGTGCCCGCTGAATCCTATTCCTTCTCAGTTACGCTACCTGCAATATGTGTCGCGGAGGAATATTGCTGCAGAATGGCCTCCATTAGACAGGGCACTCACCATGGATTGTGTCATCATTAGGATGATTCCTAATTTTGATGGCGGGGGTGGCTGCAGACCAATATTTCGTCTATATGGACAAGATCCTTTTCTTGTTTCCGACCGTACACCCAAGGTTCTATTTTCAACTCCAAAAAGGAGTAGAGTTGTTCGACACTATAAGCAG GCAGAATGTGAATTAGTTAAGATTGATATCAATTGCCACATCCAAGGCGATGTTGTATTGGAGTGCATCAATTTGCATGATGACATGGAGAGAGAAGAGATGATGTTCCGAGTCATGTTCAATACAGCTTTTATTAGGTCAAATATTTTAATGCTCAACCGGGATGAAATTGACATATTGTGGGATGCTAAGGATCAATTTCCTAGGGATTTCAGGGCAGAG GTTATTTTCTCTGAGATGGATGCTGCTGCTTCCACAGTTCCTGTGgatttttcttgttttgaaGAGAAAGATGGGCTTCCATTGGAGGCATTTGCTAAAGTTCAAGAGATGTTTAGTAGTGTGGATTGGTTGGTACCAAAAGGAGATGTCACTGTTGAAGTTCTCCAGCATTTATCTTTATCAGATGCTGTTATTGAAGCTTTTTCTCACTCCGAAAAGTCTCCGGAATATCAGCATCCTGCTATGCTAGAATATAGTACTGAGAGCCCAACAAATTTATCTTCAGATAAGCACAGTAATTTTTCTCCCCAGTTGTCCTCAAATACAGATGTTCTTAAGCTGGTGGATCCCCAAGCAAATAAAATCGAGGAAGTAATGTTCACCAAGCCAACACCAGTTTCTCCAGGAGAACTAACTCCGCTCCCATCAACTGTCAAAACTTTGAATCTCTTACACTCTAAACAACTTGGTTCTGATGCTCGTGTAATTGACATTGCCAGAGCAGGTCCTCGTCTAACTGAAACTGAGATAACATCTTCTGAAACCTTTTTTTCAACTTCGCCAATTCCATCTACAAATGATCCTGTTATTGGTTCTGGACAGTCTCAAGTCAGTCCAGCAACGCCGTCATCTCCTCCTACCTCATCTTTGGAGGAGAAGATAGATGCCCTAAGTGGGATTGATCCTCTTCTTTGGTCCCCGGAAATGCCCAGTGTTTCGACTCCACTTTCCAAGAATGACTCTACAGCTGCAAGTGATTTTTCTCTTTCTTCTACTAAACGTCCTACAAGTGATGATAGAGTCATAATTTCTAGACCTCTTACACTGACACCTCCTCATTCAGCTAAAGAGATGGCTAAAGTTCCTAGGGCCGTATCCCCTCCACCACCATCTCGATCTCTTAATCATTCTTCCTCAACTGCAGGTGAAGTGATATGTAACAGAGTCGTTTCCCTTTCCCCAGTCTCCCAACCATTTGTCCCAAACAATATTCAAACAACTAAAACTAAActtcctccaccaccaccacctcctcctcttTCTAGTACTTGGACAACATATGTTACTCTTAAAATTGCATCTCAAATACCCGTTGCATCAAATCAATTCACAAATGACCCTATAAAGGAAGATTCGGTTTCTGCATCAGGTCATCTCCCTTCCAATGATCCTCTAATGGAGCATTCATCCTCCAGTGTTGAGACCTCATCTCCATCTCCCCTTTCAAGTACCTCACCTTTGATGAATAATTTAGATACAAAACCTTCACATaatccacctccacctccaccttcATCCCCACCCCATGTTCCAATTTCTCCTCTTAAGGAGAATTTAGGTTCTTTAGGTGCTCCTCCAACTCCCACTCCTCAACTTCCACCCCCACCTCCTTTAGCCATGCCTATGGCGGATGGTTTAGCCACTAGATGTGTACCTggtccacctccacctccacctcctaTTTCCCCGATGAAAGAACATTTAGGTTCTGTAGTTGCTCCTCGACCTCCATCTCTACCTCCtactccacctccacctccacctccaccttcCTTAGCCTCGCCTTTGATGGATGACTCAGCCAAAAGATCTACACCTtgtccacctccacctccaccttcATTAGCCTCACCTATGATGAATGCCTCAGCCAAAAGGTCTACACCTtgtccaccacctcctcctccgaTGTCTCGTGGTGAGAGTTCATCGATAAGAGGAGGCCCTCCCCTTCCTCCACCTCCTccattgcattctgggaatggaCCATCTTCAATGTATCCCCCATCCTCACCATCTGTCCCAGCTGTTTCTGAAAAAGATGGTTACCCTCCTACTCTACACGCTCCTTCCATTCCTTCGGTCCCTCCTCCTCCACTCAATTCTTATAAAGAAGCTCCAAATGTACCAGCTATGACTAATAAAGCTAGTGGTGTCTCTGGGTCTCCATCTCCTCCGCCACCTTCTATTACTCCTCCTGGAATAAAAGGGAAATCTTTGTTGTCACGCACTCTCACTTCTAGGAATAACCAAACAAAGAAATTAAAGCCCCTACATTGGCTAAAATTATCTAGGGCGGTTTCAGGAAGCTTATGGGCAGAAACACAAAAATCTGGTGAAGCTTCCAA GGCTCCTGAAATTGATATTTCAGAACTTGAGTCTCTCTTCTCTGCAGCAGTTCCAAATCCTGATGAAGGGGGCTCAGGCAGAAAACTAAGTTCAAGGGGCTCGATGCCAAATAAATCTGAAAAAGTGCAACTG ATAGACCACAGGCGTGCATACAATTGTGAGATCATGCTTTCAAAAGTGAAGATACCCTTGAATGACCTACTG AACTCCGTACTTTCGTTGGACGACTCGGCATTAGATGTTGATCAGGTTGACAACCTCATCAAGTTTTGTCCAACCAAAGAGGAGATGCAGATGCTTAAG GGTTATACAGGGGATAAAGATAGTTTAGGAAAATGTGAACAG TTCTTTCTGGTGTTGATGCAAGTGCCAAGGATAGAATCTAAGCTGAGAGTTTTTTCATTTGAGATTCAATTTTCCTCTGAG GTTTCTGACCTCAAGAATAATCTGAATGTTGTAAATTCTGCAGCAGATCAA ATTAGGGGTTCCTCGAAGTTGAAAAGAATAATGCAAACAATCCTCTCTCTTGGTAATGCGCTGAACCAGGGAACTGCAAGAG GTTGGATAGCCTGCTCAAACTTACTGAAACACGTGCCAGGAACAACAAGATGA
- the LOC140818145 gene encoding uncharacterized protein isoform X4: MALLRKLFYRKPPDGLLEICEKVYVFDDCFTTYTWEEQNYKNYVGGIMTQLREHYPDASILVFNFREGETQSQMANALSEYDMTIMEYPRQYEGCPLLSMEMIHHFLRSSESWLSLGLQNLLLTHCELGGWPILAFMLAALLIYRKQYSGEHKTLDMVYKQAPRELLHLLCPLNPIPSQLRYLQYVSRRNIAAEWPPLDRALTMDCVIIRMIPNFDGGGGCRPIFRLYGQDPFLVSDRTPKVLFSTPKRSRVVRHYKQAECELVKIDINCHIQGDVVLECINLHDDMEREEMMFRVMFNTAFIRSNILMLNRDEIDILWDAKDQFPRDFRAEVIFSEMDAAASTVPVDFSCFEEKDGLPLEAFAKVQEMFSSVDWLVPKGDVTVEVLQHLSLSDAVIEAFSHSEKSPEYQHPAMLEYSTESPTNLSSDKHSNFSPQLSSNTDVLKLVDPQANKIEEVMFTKPTPVSPGELTPLPSTVKTLNLLHSKQLGSDARVIDIARAGPRLTETEITSSETFFSTSPIPSTNDPVIGSGQSQVSPATPSSPPTSSLEEKIDALSGIDPLLWSPEMPSVSTPLSKNDSTAASDFSLSSTKRPTSDDRVIISRPLTLTPPHSAKEMAKVPRAVSPPPPSRSLNHSSSTAGEVICNRVVSLSPVSQPFVPNNIQTTKTKLPPPPPPPPLSSTWTTYVTLKIASQIPVASNQFTNDPIKEDSVSASGHLPSNDPLMEHSSSSVETSSPSPLSSTSPLMNNLDTKPSHNPPPPPPSSPPHVPISPLKENLGSLGAPPTPTPQLPPPPPLAMPMADGLATRCVPGPPPPPPPISPMKEHLGSVVAPRPPSLPPTPPPPPPPPSLASPLMDDSAKRSTPCPPPPPPSLASPMMNASAKRSTPCPPPPPPMSRGESSSIRGGPPLPPPPPLHSGNGPSSMYPPSSPSVPAVSEKDGYPPTLHAPSIPSVPPPPLNSYKEAPNVPAMTNKASGVSGSPSPPPPSITPPGIKGKSLLSRTLTSRNNQTKKLKPLHWLKLSRAVSGSLWAETQKSGEASKAPEIDISELESLFSAAVPNPDEGGSGRKLSSRGSMPNKSEKVQLVIYVLHAFPYRPQACIQL, from the exons ATGGCATTGCTTCGGAAATTGTTTTACCGGAAGCCGCCGGATGGACTGCTTGAGATATGCGAGAAAGTATACG TATTTGACGATTGTTTTACCACTTACACTTGGGAAGAACAAAATTACAAGAACTATGTGGGAGGAATAATGACACAACTTAGGGAGCACTATCCTGATGCCTCTATCCTAGTTTTCAACTTCCGAGAGGGCGAGACCCAGAGCCAGATGGCTAATGCTTTGTCAGAATATGATATGACTATAATGGAGTACCCTCGGCAGTACGAAGGATGCCCATTGCTCTCAATGGAGATGATCCATCACTTTCTCCGATCAAGTGAAAGCTGGCTATCACTTGGGCTGCAGAATCTGCTTCTCACACACTGTGAACTTGGTGGTTGGCCAATTTTAGCTTTCATGTTAGCTGCTTTATTGATCTACAGAAAGCAGTATAGTGGGGAACATAAGACCTTGGACATGGTGTACAAGCAAGCCCCTCGGGAGCTTTTGCACTTGTTGTGCCCGCTGAATCCTATTCCTTCTCAGTTACGCTACCTGCAATATGTGTCGCGGAGGAATATTGCTGCAGAATGGCCTCCATTAGACAGGGCACTCACCATGGATTGTGTCATCATTAGGATGATTCCTAATTTTGATGGCGGGGGTGGCTGCAGACCAATATTTCGTCTATATGGACAAGATCCTTTTCTTGTTTCCGACCGTACACCCAAGGTTCTATTTTCAACTCCAAAAAGGAGTAGAGTTGTTCGACACTATAAGCAG GCAGAATGTGAATTAGTTAAGATTGATATCAATTGCCACATCCAAGGCGATGTTGTATTGGAGTGCATCAATTTGCATGATGACATGGAGAGAGAAGAGATGATGTTCCGAGTCATGTTCAATACAGCTTTTATTAGGTCAAATATTTTAATGCTCAACCGGGATGAAATTGACATATTGTGGGATGCTAAGGATCAATTTCCTAGGGATTTCAGGGCAGAG GTTATTTTCTCTGAGATGGATGCTGCTGCTTCCACAGTTCCTGTGgatttttcttgttttgaaGAGAAAGATGGGCTTCCATTGGAGGCATTTGCTAAAGTTCAAGAGATGTTTAGTAGTGTGGATTGGTTGGTACCAAAAGGAGATGTCACTGTTGAAGTTCTCCAGCATTTATCTTTATCAGATGCTGTTATTGAAGCTTTTTCTCACTCCGAAAAGTCTCCGGAATATCAGCATCCTGCTATGCTAGAATATAGTACTGAGAGCCCAACAAATTTATCTTCAGATAAGCACAGTAATTTTTCTCCCCAGTTGTCCTCAAATACAGATGTTCTTAAGCTGGTGGATCCCCAAGCAAATAAAATCGAGGAAGTAATGTTCACCAAGCCAACACCAGTTTCTCCAGGAGAACTAACTCCGCTCCCATCAACTGTCAAAACTTTGAATCTCTTACACTCTAAACAACTTGGTTCTGATGCTCGTGTAATTGACATTGCCAGAGCAGGTCCTCGTCTAACTGAAACTGAGATAACATCTTCTGAAACCTTTTTTTCAACTTCGCCAATTCCATCTACAAATGATCCTGTTATTGGTTCTGGACAGTCTCAAGTCAGTCCAGCAACGCCGTCATCTCCTCCTACCTCATCTTTGGAGGAGAAGATAGATGCCCTAAGTGGGATTGATCCTCTTCTTTGGTCCCCGGAAATGCCCAGTGTTTCGACTCCACTTTCCAAGAATGACTCTACAGCTGCAAGTGATTTTTCTCTTTCTTCTACTAAACGTCCTACAAGTGATGATAGAGTCATAATTTCTAGACCTCTTACACTGACACCTCCTCATTCAGCTAAAGAGATGGCTAAAGTTCCTAGGGCCGTATCCCCTCCACCACCATCTCGATCTCTTAATCATTCTTCCTCAACTGCAGGTGAAGTGATATGTAACAGAGTCGTTTCCCTTTCCCCAGTCTCCCAACCATTTGTCCCAAACAATATTCAAACAACTAAAACTAAActtcctccaccaccaccacctcctcctcttTCTAGTACTTGGACAACATATGTTACTCTTAAAATTGCATCTCAAATACCCGTTGCATCAAATCAATTCACAAATGACCCTATAAAGGAAGATTCGGTTTCTGCATCAGGTCATCTCCCTTCCAATGATCCTCTAATGGAGCATTCATCCTCCAGTGTTGAGACCTCATCTCCATCTCCCCTTTCAAGTACCTCACCTTTGATGAATAATTTAGATACAAAACCTTCACATaatccacctccacctccaccttcATCCCCACCCCATGTTCCAATTTCTCCTCTTAAGGAGAATTTAGGTTCTTTAGGTGCTCCTCCAACTCCCACTCCTCAACTTCCACCCCCACCTCCTTTAGCCATGCCTATGGCGGATGGTTTAGCCACTAGATGTGTACCTggtccacctccacctccacctcctaTTTCCCCGATGAAAGAACATTTAGGTTCTGTAGTTGCTCCTCGACCTCCATCTCTACCTCCtactccacctccacctccacctccaccttcCTTAGCCTCGCCTTTGATGGATGACTCAGCCAAAAGATCTACACCTtgtccacctccacctccaccttcATTAGCCTCACCTATGATGAATGCCTCAGCCAAAAGGTCTACACCTtgtccaccacctcctcctccgaTGTCTCGTGGTGAGAGTTCATCGATAAGAGGAGGCCCTCCCCTTCCTCCACCTCCTccattgcattctgggaatggaCCATCTTCAATGTATCCCCCATCCTCACCATCTGTCCCAGCTGTTTCTGAAAAAGATGGTTACCCTCCTACTCTACACGCTCCTTCCATTCCTTCGGTCCCTCCTCCTCCACTCAATTCTTATAAAGAAGCTCCAAATGTACCAGCTATGACTAATAAAGCTAGTGGTGTCTCTGGGTCTCCATCTCCTCCGCCACCTTCTATTACTCCTCCTGGAATAAAAGGGAAATCTTTGTTGTCACGCACTCTCACTTCTAGGAATAACCAAACAAAGAAATTAAAGCCCCTACATTGGCTAAAATTATCTAGGGCGGTTTCAGGAAGCTTATGGGCAGAAACACAAAAATCTGGTGAAGCTTCCAA GGCTCCTGAAATTGATATTTCAGAACTTGAGTCTCTCTTCTCTGCAGCAGTTCCAAATCCTGATGAAGGGGGCTCAGGCAGAAAACTAAGTTCAAGGGGCTCGATGCCAAATAAATCTGAAAAAGTGCAACTGGTGATTTATGTTCTTCATGCCTTTCCTT ATAGACCACAGGCGTGCATACAATTGTGA
- the LOC140818145 gene encoding formin-like protein 18 isoform X1 has protein sequence MALLRKLFYRKPPDGLLEICEKVYVFDDCFTTYTWEEQNYKNYVGGIMTQLREHYPDASILVFNFREGETQSQMANALSEYDMTIMEYPRQYEGCPLLSMEMIHHFLRSSESWLSLGLQNLLLTHCELGGWPILAFMLAALLIYRKQYSGEHKTLDMVYKQAPRELLHLLCPLNPIPSQLRYLQYVSRRNIAAEWPPLDRALTMDCVIIRMIPNFDGGGGCRPIFRLYGQDPFLVSDRTPKVLFSTPKRSRVVRHYKQAECELVKIDINCHIQGDVVLECINLHDDMEREEMMFRVMFNTAFIRSNILMLNRDEIDILWDAKDQFPRDFRAEVIFSEMDAAASTVPVDFSCFEEKDGLPLEAFAKVQEMFSSVDWLVPKGDVTVEVLQHLSLSDAVIEAFSHSEKSPEYQHPAMLEYSTESPTNLSSDKHSNFSPQLSSNTDVLKLVDPQANKIEEVMFTKPTPVSPGELTPLPSTVKTLNLLHSKQLGSDARVIDIARAGPRLTETEITSSETFFSTSPIPSTNDPVIGSGQSQVSPATPSSPPTSSLEEKIDALSGIDPLLWSPEMPSVSTPLSKNDSTAASDFSLSSTKRPTSDDRVIISRPLTLTPPHSAKEMAKVPRAVSPPPPSRSLNHSSSTAGEVICNRVVSLSPVSQPFVPNNIQTTKTKLPPPPPPPPLSSTWTTYVTLKIASQIPVASNQFTNDPIKEDSVSASGHLPSNDPLMEHSSSSVETSSPSPLSSTSPLMNNLDTKPSHNPPPPPPSSPPHVPISPLKENLGSLGAPPTPTPQLPPPPPLAMPMADGLATRCVPGPPPPPPPISPMKEHLGSVVAPRPPSLPPTPPPPPPPPSLASPLMDDSAKRSTPCPPPPPPSLASPMMNASAKRSTPCPPPPPPMSRGESSSIRGGPPLPPPPPLHSGNGPSSMYPPSSPSVPAVSEKDGYPPTLHAPSIPSVPPPPLNSYKEAPNVPAMTNKASGVSGSPSPPPPSITPPGIKGKSLLSRTLTSRNNQTKKLKPLHWLKLSRAVSGSLWAETQKSGEASKAPEIDISELESLFSAAVPNPDEGGSGRKLSSRGSMPNKSEKVQLIDHRRAYNCEIMLSKVKIPLNDLLNSVLSLDDSALDVDQVDNLIKFCPTKEEMQMLKGYTGDKDSLGKCEQFFLVLMQVPRIESKLRVFSFEIQFSSEVSDLKNNLNVVNSAADQIRGSSKLKRIMQTILSLGNALNQGTARGSAIGFRLDSLLKLTETRARNNKMTLMHYLCKVLAEKLPELLDFWQDLSSLEPASKIQLKFLAEEMQAISKGVEKVVQELSMSENDGPVSDNFRKALKEFLNFSEGEVRSLASLYSGVGRNVDALILYFGEDPSRCPFEQVISTILNFVRMFKKSNEENCKQLELERKKAEKEASTEKSKINATEKDSGKLILSRVKSVK, from the exons ATGGCATTGCTTCGGAAATTGTTTTACCGGAAGCCGCCGGATGGACTGCTTGAGATATGCGAGAAAGTATACG TATTTGACGATTGTTTTACCACTTACACTTGGGAAGAACAAAATTACAAGAACTATGTGGGAGGAATAATGACACAACTTAGGGAGCACTATCCTGATGCCTCTATCCTAGTTTTCAACTTCCGAGAGGGCGAGACCCAGAGCCAGATGGCTAATGCTTTGTCAGAATATGATATGACTATAATGGAGTACCCTCGGCAGTACGAAGGATGCCCATTGCTCTCAATGGAGATGATCCATCACTTTCTCCGATCAAGTGAAAGCTGGCTATCACTTGGGCTGCAGAATCTGCTTCTCACACACTGTGAACTTGGTGGTTGGCCAATTTTAGCTTTCATGTTAGCTGCTTTATTGATCTACAGAAAGCAGTATAGTGGGGAACATAAGACCTTGGACATGGTGTACAAGCAAGCCCCTCGGGAGCTTTTGCACTTGTTGTGCCCGCTGAATCCTATTCCTTCTCAGTTACGCTACCTGCAATATGTGTCGCGGAGGAATATTGCTGCAGAATGGCCTCCATTAGACAGGGCACTCACCATGGATTGTGTCATCATTAGGATGATTCCTAATTTTGATGGCGGGGGTGGCTGCAGACCAATATTTCGTCTATATGGACAAGATCCTTTTCTTGTTTCCGACCGTACACCCAAGGTTCTATTTTCAACTCCAAAAAGGAGTAGAGTTGTTCGACACTATAAGCAG GCAGAATGTGAATTAGTTAAGATTGATATCAATTGCCACATCCAAGGCGATGTTGTATTGGAGTGCATCAATTTGCATGATGACATGGAGAGAGAAGAGATGATGTTCCGAGTCATGTTCAATACAGCTTTTATTAGGTCAAATATTTTAATGCTCAACCGGGATGAAATTGACATATTGTGGGATGCTAAGGATCAATTTCCTAGGGATTTCAGGGCAGAG GTTATTTTCTCTGAGATGGATGCTGCTGCTTCCACAGTTCCTGTGgatttttcttgttttgaaGAGAAAGATGGGCTTCCATTGGAGGCATTTGCTAAAGTTCAAGAGATGTTTAGTAGTGTGGATTGGTTGGTACCAAAAGGAGATGTCACTGTTGAAGTTCTCCAGCATTTATCTTTATCAGATGCTGTTATTGAAGCTTTTTCTCACTCCGAAAAGTCTCCGGAATATCAGCATCCTGCTATGCTAGAATATAGTACTGAGAGCCCAACAAATTTATCTTCAGATAAGCACAGTAATTTTTCTCCCCAGTTGTCCTCAAATACAGATGTTCTTAAGCTGGTGGATCCCCAAGCAAATAAAATCGAGGAAGTAATGTTCACCAAGCCAACACCAGTTTCTCCAGGAGAACTAACTCCGCTCCCATCAACTGTCAAAACTTTGAATCTCTTACACTCTAAACAACTTGGTTCTGATGCTCGTGTAATTGACATTGCCAGAGCAGGTCCTCGTCTAACTGAAACTGAGATAACATCTTCTGAAACCTTTTTTTCAACTTCGCCAATTCCATCTACAAATGATCCTGTTATTGGTTCTGGACAGTCTCAAGTCAGTCCAGCAACGCCGTCATCTCCTCCTACCTCATCTTTGGAGGAGAAGATAGATGCCCTAAGTGGGATTGATCCTCTTCTTTGGTCCCCGGAAATGCCCAGTGTTTCGACTCCACTTTCCAAGAATGACTCTACAGCTGCAAGTGATTTTTCTCTTTCTTCTACTAAACGTCCTACAAGTGATGATAGAGTCATAATTTCTAGACCTCTTACACTGACACCTCCTCATTCAGCTAAAGAGATGGCTAAAGTTCCTAGGGCCGTATCCCCTCCACCACCATCTCGATCTCTTAATCATTCTTCCTCAACTGCAGGTGAAGTGATATGTAACAGAGTCGTTTCCCTTTCCCCAGTCTCCCAACCATTTGTCCCAAACAATATTCAAACAACTAAAACTAAActtcctccaccaccaccacctcctcctcttTCTAGTACTTGGACAACATATGTTACTCTTAAAATTGCATCTCAAATACCCGTTGCATCAAATCAATTCACAAATGACCCTATAAAGGAAGATTCGGTTTCTGCATCAGGTCATCTCCCTTCCAATGATCCTCTAATGGAGCATTCATCCTCCAGTGTTGAGACCTCATCTCCATCTCCCCTTTCAAGTACCTCACCTTTGATGAATAATTTAGATACAAAACCTTCACATaatccacctccacctccaccttcATCCCCACCCCATGTTCCAATTTCTCCTCTTAAGGAGAATTTAGGTTCTTTAGGTGCTCCTCCAACTCCCACTCCTCAACTTCCACCCCCACCTCCTTTAGCCATGCCTATGGCGGATGGTTTAGCCACTAGATGTGTACCTggtccacctccacctccacctcctaTTTCCCCGATGAAAGAACATTTAGGTTCTGTAGTTGCTCCTCGACCTCCATCTCTACCTCCtactccacctccacctccacctccaccttcCTTAGCCTCGCCTTTGATGGATGACTCAGCCAAAAGATCTACACCTtgtccacctccacctccaccttcATTAGCCTCACCTATGATGAATGCCTCAGCCAAAAGGTCTACACCTtgtccaccacctcctcctccgaTGTCTCGTGGTGAGAGTTCATCGATAAGAGGAGGCCCTCCCCTTCCTCCACCTCCTccattgcattctgggaatggaCCATCTTCAATGTATCCCCCATCCTCACCATCTGTCCCAGCTGTTTCTGAAAAAGATGGTTACCCTCCTACTCTACACGCTCCTTCCATTCCTTCGGTCCCTCCTCCTCCACTCAATTCTTATAAAGAAGCTCCAAATGTACCAGCTATGACTAATAAAGCTAGTGGTGTCTCTGGGTCTCCATCTCCTCCGCCACCTTCTATTACTCCTCCTGGAATAAAAGGGAAATCTTTGTTGTCACGCACTCTCACTTCTAGGAATAACCAAACAAAGAAATTAAAGCCCCTACATTGGCTAAAATTATCTAGGGCGGTTTCAGGAAGCTTATGGGCAGAAACACAAAAATCTGGTGAAGCTTCCAA GGCTCCTGAAATTGATATTTCAGAACTTGAGTCTCTCTTCTCTGCAGCAGTTCCAAATCCTGATGAAGGGGGCTCAGGCAGAAAACTAAGTTCAAGGGGCTCGATGCCAAATAAATCTGAAAAAGTGCAACTG ATAGACCACAGGCGTGCATACAATTGTGAGATCATGCTTTCAAAAGTGAAGATACCCTTGAATGACCTACTG AACTCCGTACTTTCGTTGGACGACTCGGCATTAGATGTTGATCAGGTTGACAACCTCATCAAGTTTTGTCCAACCAAAGAGGAGATGCAGATGCTTAAG GGTTATACAGGGGATAAAGATAGTTTAGGAAAATGTGAACAG TTCTTTCTGGTGTTGATGCAAGTGCCAAGGATAGAATCTAAGCTGAGAGTTTTTTCATTTGAGATTCAATTTTCCTCTGAG GTTTCTGACCTCAAGAATAATCTGAATGTTGTAAATTCTGCAGCAGATCAA ATTAGGGGTTCCTCGAAGTTGAAAAGAATAATGCAAACAATCCTCTCTCTTGGTAATGCGCTGAACCAGGGAACTGCAAGAG GTTCTGCTATTGGGTTCAGGTTGGATAGCCTGCTCAAACTTACTGAAACACGTGCCAGGAACAACAAGATGACATTGATGCATTATCTTTGCAAG GTACTTGCTGAAAAACTACCCGAGCTTCTTGATTTTTGGCAAGATCTGTCTAGCTTGGAACCTGCATCAAAG ATACAACTAAAATTTTTGGCTGAGGAAATGCAAGCCATTAGCAAAGGTGTTGAAAAAGTTGTGCAGGAATTATCCATGTCAGAAAATGATGGACCCGTGTCTGACAATTTTCGCAAG